The Hypomesus transpacificus isolate Combined female chromosome 2, fHypTra1, whole genome shotgun sequence genome window below encodes:
- the jazf1b gene encoding juxtaposed with another zinc finger protein 1b isoform X1: MTGIAAASFFSNICSFGGCGLHFESLSELIVHIEDNHIDTDPRLLEKQEQQQPTYVALSYINKFMTDAARREHETLKKKVQPKLSLTLTGGALSRNNVSTPPRHSSGNLTPPVTPPITPSSSFRSSTPTGSEYDEEEVDYEDSDSDESWTTESAISSESILSSMCMNGGEEKPFACPVPGCKKRYKNVNGIKYHAKNGHRTQIRVRKPFKCRCGKSYKTSQGLRHHTINFHPPVSADVIRKMQQ; encoded by the exons ATGACAGGCATCGCCGCTGCCTCCTTCTTCTCCAATATTTGCAGTTTCGGGGGCTGCGGACTTCACTTTGAATCCCTATCCGAACTTATCGTACACATTGAGGATAACCACATTG acaCAGACCCTCGTCTTCTGGAgaagcaggagcagcagcagcccacCTATGTTGCTCTCAGCTACATCAACAA GTTCATGACGGACGCGGCGCGTCGGGAACACGAGACCCTGAAGAAGAAGGTCCAGCCCAAGCTGTCCCTGACCCTGACAGGGGGCGCTCTGTCCCGGAACAACGTGTCCACGCCTCCACGCCACAGCAGCGGCAACCTCACGCCCCCCGTCACCCCGcccatcaccccctcctcctccttccgcaGTAGCACGCCCACGG GCAGTGAGTatgacgaggaggaggtggactACGAGGATTCGGACAGCGACGAGTCGTGGACCACGGAGAGCGCCATCAGCTCCGAGTCCATCCTCAGCTCCATGTGCATGaacggaggggaggagaagcccTTCGCCTGCCCCGTGCCCGGCTGCAAGAAGAGATACAAG AACGTGAACGGGATCAAGTACCACGCCAAGAACGGCCACAGAACCCAGATCCGCGTGCGGAAACCCTTCAAGTGCCGCTGCGGGAAGAGCTACAAGACTTCTCAGGGGCTCCGTCACCACACCATCAACTTCCACCCGCCCGTGTCCGCCGATGTCATCCGCAAGATGCAGCAGTAG
- the jazf1b gene encoding juxtaposed with another zinc finger protein 1b isoform X2: protein MTPIIDTDPRLLEKQEQQQPTYVALSYINKFMTDAARREHETLKKKVQPKLSLTLTGGALSRNNVSTPPRHSSGNLTPPVTPPITPSSSFRSSTPTGSEYDEEEVDYEDSDSDESWTTESAISSESILSSMCMNGGEEKPFACPVPGCKKRYKNVNGIKYHAKNGHRTQIRVRKPFKCRCGKSYKTSQGLRHHTINFHPPVSADVIRKMQQ from the exons ATGACTCCTATTATAG acaCAGACCCTCGTCTTCTGGAgaagcaggagcagcagcagcccacCTATGTTGCTCTCAGCTACATCAACAA GTTCATGACGGACGCGGCGCGTCGGGAACACGAGACCCTGAAGAAGAAGGTCCAGCCCAAGCTGTCCCTGACCCTGACAGGGGGCGCTCTGTCCCGGAACAACGTGTCCACGCCTCCACGCCACAGCAGCGGCAACCTCACGCCCCCCGTCACCCCGcccatcaccccctcctcctccttccgcaGTAGCACGCCCACGG GCAGTGAGTatgacgaggaggaggtggactACGAGGATTCGGACAGCGACGAGTCGTGGACCACGGAGAGCGCCATCAGCTCCGAGTCCATCCTCAGCTCCATGTGCATGaacggaggggaggagaagcccTTCGCCTGCCCCGTGCCCGGCTGCAAGAAGAGATACAAG AACGTGAACGGGATCAAGTACCACGCCAAGAACGGCCACAGAACCCAGATCCGCGTGCGGAAACCCTTCAAGTGCCGCTGCGGGAAGAGCTACAAGACTTCTCAGGGGCTCCGTCACCACACCATCAACTTCCACCCGCCCGTGTCCGCCGATGTCATCCGCAAGATGCAGCAGTAG